agcaaaatttcatcccATGATTGACAGGTATCTACttcggaggaggaagaggaaaagaCTAATGTAATGCATAGGTGGTGTGGTAATGATgattgattgatgatgatgatgatgatgagatgtacGTCatgcttctttcttttgttttgtttagcGAGTTATTGAGTATTgaagcaattttttttggtaaaaagggCAATTAAGAACTCTGCTTTAATTTGcttgattttatttataataatattcCTCAGTAGAGTAGAGTAGAGTAGacaattggaaaaaaaaaaaccattcttGATGTTAAGCTGAAATAAATACTAATCAAGATTAATTGTCAGATAAATAAGACACGGACTGAATTAAAACGTTCACCAAGGAAAAACGTCTCAAAATGTTCACCATTGCAGTTATGACTTAATTCTAAATATCTAGATTGTCTATAagaaatcaatcaatcaaaacaaCCTGGGATCATGGATTGTGGTATCAGATCGGTATCATATCAGTATTAAATTCTgaatactcttttttttttggtgaaaaattcTGAATACTCTTCAAGTACATTGAGAAGGTGCAACATCAATTAGGCTGAATACTGTTACCTAAATGCTATTAAATTCTACTGTTGCAAGCACATTGCACTGGTTAAGAAATTAAATTCTACTATCACAAATTTTATATCAAAATCTACCCCAGGAAAAAATTCTACTTCATATGGAAACAAATGAATAACCCTCTTACCTAGGGAAAAGCTGAAAATTTTTTTGCTGCAAATACATAGCTACATGGAAACCTATCTTGGTTAAAAACAACATATTATATCTCGCATATGGAAATATCAGGTGGGCAAGAATGCCTTGACATACAAATAGAGTGACCAATTTCTCAAAGCCCCTTAAGTCTTCTTcatggactctctctctcctataaataaaaaaacaataacaacaacaaaggGTGACATGGTTTAGGAGCTATACATaatggtaaaactagaaagtCCTTGAGTATTTCCTAATTTCAAACATTATTGAAGGTATGGAAACAAGATCCTTGTTAAGCGTTGATCCATCAACTATGCGCTTGATGAAATCTGTAAGCCTAGTGTAATAGAGCAGCAGCTGGGTTAATGCAGCTCTCAAGATCTCCATACCACACAGGAAGTTACTGAAAGAAGTTATGACATCTTTGTGCATCAGCTCTATTGCAGCCTTCCATCTGCTTGCAAAGTCCTTAACAAGGGGCTCAACATCGGCAACAGTGACAGGTCTCTCTGATGTATAACTTGGGACCTCAGCTGATAGAATTAACATTTTATAAGCTCCGACCATCAATATTCAATTATAGTGATTTCATAATAAGATTTCTTTATTCATACTCACAGGCTCTGGTCTTTACGAACTTGATTAAATCACCAAAATGCTCTAGTAGTAGCTCTTCCtgtagaggaggaggagaaaaaaacaaGGTCTTTAACTTATCCAAATTTCCACGAAATATTCAACGATTTTTACTATGCAAAAAAAACACTAACAACTGAAAGctacagagagagaaagaggatgcAGCTATCATGGACCAAACTGGTTGTATTTACAAATTGaggcctttttctttttccctaatcaACTAATGAGCAATTCTATCCAATCCTTTTACATCCTCAAAGAATAGATCTTAGACAATTCCATCCTTCAATTTTCTGTTTCAGATCTATACCTAAGGATGTATTGGGCAATTAGGCAAATGGATGGCTGATTCTGCTATAAAGGCAAACAGGTGAAATGAGGCTAAAAGGATACAAAGTCCAAACGTCTGGCAGGAAGACTGGAAAAGAGACTCTTGAACGATCAATAATGTGTATCATAGATTAtatcaaggaattttttttttcacgggGTTCTAGACATCTAAGActtaaaatctgtttttattCCAAATTGGGAACCTGCCAACATGTATGTTATTGGTGCCGAATCAACGACTTAGCGAGTTCATTTCATGGCTAGATTTATCAAAAATGGGATATGTGCGAGTAGCATACTCACCACAAATATTGTTGTGTTGCTCTTTAGCAGTTCTTCAAAATGCAGCTGTGTCTTTCCACCTTCTGGACCTGCTTCCTGGAAACAAATTTCAACAAAAGagcatagaaaataaaaactccagtaccccaaaaaaaccaagagaagaaaaaggcaCTCATGCTGCCTTGTCACAAACTCAGTTTTGGTTTCCTAGGGCTCCATGTCAGTGTGGTATAATGCAGTGACTTACAGAGGCATGGCACACCTTCCACCGCTAGAATGTTCCATTGCCAAAATGGAAAGTTTATGAAAATataaatgagaatataaattCAAGGGGACGTGGTCAATTAATCAAgtcataagaaaaataaataaataaaagaactgaTAGGATTCCGCTGATGAGGCTTAAGCTTTGTCCACTTGGATCCATCTAAGGATCTAAAGATCCACACATGATGTATTTTTTACACCTAAAAATTTTTCAGGGGCCAAATCGGACTTCGAATGGCACAGGTCTTGAATCACAACGAGTATTCTCCCTGTTCAGGAGGATGAATCATCATGGATCTTACAGTTTCTTTAGGAAGTCCAGAAAAATTGAAAAGGTCAACCTTCATGCATACCTTCAACACAGCGATTGTCATATCGTAGTTGTTTATAAGAAAAACAGTTTGCAGTTTCGGTTTAGGGAACATTTTGGCAAGCTTAATGAGCAAGTCATCAACAGCCATTCGCAGTCGTTCCAAGTTCAATTCAAGCTACATGgatcaaataaaacaaacattaACTGATTAATGCGATCTGACTATTCCACAAACATCTATAACCGTCAATCTTTAGAATTTGCTAACCTGCCCATCCCCAACATTGAGGTGAATAAGTGAGGCTGTGAACTCAGCATAACGTCTCATTACATAGTGAGGATGAACATCATCCTCCCACAATATCTTCACATTTGCATTACGCAAGCTGCTTAAATGCATATCAAATACCATCTTAAAACGAGGCCATAGTGCAATATTGACCTGTTAAAAGTCAATCGAGGATTACATACACGAAGAATGCTCACAGAAAACTTGTTCAAGAGAAGAGGACAATAAAGGAGAGTTGGTTAAACTAACACCCAATCTTTAATTCAGAAACATCAAATAATATAGGAGGCCAAATCTGGGGTGTTCTAAACATTCAATAATGCTTAGCTTAAGAATTTAACACCACATTCTAtcctttcccccctttttctatTACATGTATTCTTCATGTTAACTCCCGAAGAGTGAAGCCCTTGATAATCCCAATCCCACACCCCACTTATTTCAACTATCGTAGAACCTTTTACCCAGAAACTAGGCCCATATACCCAGAAAGTTGTATTGCTATTTATGAACGTCTTCCAACATGGTCAAGTATACATGAAACTTGGTCTATTGTCTCAAATTAAATACCGGTGCTGCCCTAGAAGCAGGGAAGTAGAAGGCTAATAAAGGAattacataaaaagaaaaagaaagaaaaggagagttCAAGGAACCCATCTAATAACAACATGAAAAACTAAGCAGTAGTAAACATAAAAGAGTAAAGCTATAACTACAGCCTACTGATCTAAAATTAAAGATAAATACCTTGTCTAAATATGAATCCAAGCATGGAATTCGCCGACGGGACATAATTagctaaaaagaaaaacaatgttaGTACCAATTTTTTTATAGAGTTAAATCACCAAAAACACAGATATACTACAAATCCATCAGCAAACATAAACAGAAAAAAGCTTTCACTATGCGTAACAAAATAAGCATACAACACGGACCTATACCAAAGTTCCGATGCCCATTCCAGTACGAGAAAAACTGCATATTTTCACTTCGAAACCCGAAATTGAAGTTACAATGGAAGCGTGAAATCACATTTTTCTGCATGATAAAAAACTATGAATATCTTTTTGCTTTTGAGGGTTCTGCACTTGATCCCTGCCTAGGACTAGGAGGCCCCAAAGTAATCATTAGCAGCCTACACATTAGAGGATAGGATTCAAGATGGATTCGGCTCCCCTACGGCACTGGGGTATGCTGGAAGATGTCTGGCGTGGCACCAGAGCTCGATACATGGCCGTGGTGCTGTTCGAATGGCGAGGATGGATGCGCACCACCGAGCTGGAACTCCTTCTCTCCATCGTATGTGCACCATGCTCAGACGTGCGCATCCATCCTCGCCGTTCGAACAGCACCTCGGCCATGTGTCGGCCTCTAGGGGTGcattggagaggagcccaatccatTCAAAAATGCCAAAACAATGAATTTCTACCAGGGATACACTTCTATGAAGCCTTTTGCGATATTACCCTTCATTCTTCTCCAAAATCAAGATATGGAGGCCTACAGAGGATTCTTTCAAATTGGGCAAATCTTCTGGGGAAATTTGCACTTGTTTTTCCATTTGCTAGTATATTTCCAATTCTAATGACATAAGGAGTAACtacatttttttgttccctAGGATACAATTGCATTTCCGTTTTtctttggggggtttttttCAACTGCCCATATTGGTACTTGCTTCTTAACTTCCTTTCCACCACTCCTTTCAACTCCAATCTGCCCTAATCCTTTCCCACAAATACTTTCTTGTAGTTCAGCCTTGGAAATCTGAAACATAGCTGTCCTACATCAATTACACCTTTCAAAAGAATGTACCCTGACTAATACAAACTTGCTCGCACTCTGGGTTAATTGAGTAAACCATGTTTGGTTGCAATTACATTCCCCACAGGCTTAGTGCCTTTGCCAGTGCATACTATCACGATATGAATACCATTGGATATGGGGGTTCTATGATCCACCCATACAAATTATCATGatgtttataaaaaaagaagTGTTCATTCTGTCAGAATGGGGAAAAAACACTTGGATACAAGAACAAATAAATACTGTATTAAGATTTATAACAGCCTTTAGCATCATACCAAATAAATACAAGAGAGAAAGTAGCTCAGAGAGAGGGTACTCTCCCTTGTTATGGAAATAGCTTCTCTCCACCCCATGGCAGCTCAGttggttttgaaattttgtggaccTATTGTCTACATCATACTTTAACACTGGTAAGCCCAACTCTTATCACCAACTGGGTGGAATAAAGTATTGAAAAATGTCAAACAACCTAATTATTATGGAATGTAGTAGGACAACTGAAAACATAAGGTGAAAGTTCAATATGTtggttggggggtggggggacaTAAGGTTGAGATGGCATCGTGCCTGGCAAACCAGAGAGAGCACCTAGCTACCCAGGGGTCATGACGCAGAGCCTAAACATTATGTGGCAGGAAAAGGACCAAAGAGACCACGATTTTGGTTTTAGTTCAAACCAGAACTAGGCTGCTTTGGCCTAGTTTGCATGGGCTGATTTGGATAGGTTTGGTGTTAATTGTGTGGGGCCAGCCGGCCAGGTTGCTAGAATATCTTCTAGAAGTTGCtgtttttcttagtttctatttttgggacTAGTTTGTGTTTTTGGCAATAGCTACTAGTAATTgctattttggatttcttttttatacAGTAGTCATTAGATCTCCCTTCTAGAAGGGTTTCTAATTTTGAGCCGTTTGTAAGTCCAGAACTCTCCAACACATGGAGAGTCAATAAATTTTCTATTCAGCCATCTAAAGTTATAATACAAGCATGGGATACCCTATCCCACAGTTCTAGCAATTCCTCTATTGAATTCTCTTTGTGAGATGCATGCTAATGTGGTGATTCAGCAGCAAACCCAAGGTGGTGAAACCTTGGTTGGGTGGTAGTGAAGCCTCCCGCAGGCCTTGGTGGTGAAGGCAGGTCGTAGCCTTTCTTCAGTCTCTTTTCCCTCTATCTTTACTTCAGTTTCAACAAGCTACATGGTGTATGTGTGGGTGACTAGTCAACATAATTTGGGTTTGATTCTACCACCTCTGTTTCCATTCTCTGTGATTTAGCTCAGATATTACTCATTCCATGTTCTGTTTGTTCTATTTCTCAGTTGAAATCCTGGCATTAGTAGTTTTTGTCCACTTGTGATCACAGACTTCCATCAAGAATTCCGACTAGTCCAGCCCTTGGATCAAgctcaattttttatatgttgttCTTCTCTATTGAGGCTACACTTGTCCAAAAGTGCAGGTTCATCAGATCTGGAAACTGGAAGTTATTCAtgttttagaagaagaagggtgtaTCCaagctcctgccactgcagggtctggggatacgcagccttacccctgctctgtggagaggctgtttcccgactcaaacCCGCAACCACTAAGTCACTAGAAGTAACCTTACCTTAACAATTCATGTTTGAGAGAGTTACTAATTTCTGTTTTcctcaagtttctattttctgtccatCTTCATTACCCACCATCTAACCATTGGTTCTTGATGATATTTTAGCCACAACTTCAGCAGATTTAGGCCAGCCTTTGACCAGATATTTAGCCCTATCGGCTAGCTGGTTTGTGAGTTATTACATCTTCTATTTTCTGCCCTATTGTTACCTAAACTAGGTACACTGCAGTTCTGTCCTGTAGTGTTTTCAGTTCATTAAAGCTTACTTTGACTTATTAGAACTCATCAGGTCAGAATGGCCTAGCCAGCCCCATGTGTCAGAAAAACGTGGCCCTTAATAGACGCTATCTTTGTAGTTGTGGAGGATTCTTTTTTTCCCTATGTATAACATATGAAGAAATTGAATAGAATAAGAAACATGGAACTTTACCTGGTGCTGATGTATAATGCGGATCATAAGCATTAAGCCGATAGCATCGTAACAATTTGGAAGGATTGCATTGAAGTGTTCATCGATAACAGCAAATGGACCTATGGAAAACAAAGCCAAACAGAAAATCAATGTAATtcttatcaaaattcaaaattattttcTAGCATGCAAATTAGATGTCTCTTTGGTGGCAAATtctatttagaaaatacaatCTTGATGTGTTTCCAGAGGccatagtattttttttaaaaaacacagCACGCCAAAGCATTAGTGTCAGTAAGGATGGTAGCAGACTTCTATACATTAAAGCAATTATCATTAAGGACTACAAAGTACAAATTAGAGAACCTGCAAAAATGCCAGTACGAATGAAAAATATTAATCTGACAAAATAGATATTTAAATATTACaagaaaaacatcaaaaaaaCCTCAAAAAGTACAGTTACTCTCCCAAAAAATACAACAAGAAACAGTAATACAAAGTATTTCTAATCTTTGCACTGACAATGTAGGTCCATCCTAATATCAATTCCAAAATAAAGTCCAGGTACAAGTTTCACGGTTACCGGTAAATATCTCATAGAATATGGATTCTTCACCAAAGAAATCATCACAGAAGAGATACCTGAAGGGAATGAGAAGATCAGATTTTCAAGTTACAATTTTCTATTGCGGCCaagaaaggggaaagagaagggggaggagatgagcataaatatcaaaggATAAGGGAGTTATTGACTACTCTGAGGTGGCAGTATCCATAAGAAGCTTGTGCAAGCTCCTGAAGAGGACTTCATATGGATACTTCTGAGAGCTTGCTTCGGCTATATGTGGAATCAACGCAGGTTGATCAATTTCCTGAAAAACGTAAAAAGAGCAAACgttaaattttattataaaatctaGTTTTTGGCACTCAAACTAAACTCCTGtcgaaaaggggaaaaaaactcTTAATATATAGAGTCAAggaatctttttattttatttttatcaaatgtAGTCTCTTTCTAGGTGAGCCCACCTAGAGAAGTACCACCCGGCATCCTTGGATGGTATTTTCTGCCATGTGGTAGCATAGTTAATGCTCAAACTTTATGGACAGGTTATCCGTGTCATCATTGACTGAGGCTGTCAAATCAAATGCAGAATTCTAAAGCATACTGTcgctattaaaaaaaatgatagtgATAAGAGACCTTTAAAATGTTTATCCTATCCCCCAAGGCAAAAACAGCAGATCGGTTTTTTAAAGgttctcttcctcttgaaaagAGGCCAGCACTTCTGGTCTCTACTCCAATCAAATCACTTGCTGTTGCTATATCCAGTTGTAGTTTCTCCAGTGCTTGAATATAAGCCCGGAAATGGGCACTCAGAACCTGCAATAGAATGGCTGTACTTCAGTAAAGATGAGAAGTTTACAAACATAATCTTTCCAATTATTTGACAAGTGTCAACTGCACAGTTGTTAGCCGTTCAAAGGCTACCTCAAAGGCAACTTTATGACAGTATATTGGATAACTGCAATCCTCTCATGTGCAAAATATCATTTTAaggtttacaaaaaaaatcttgCTTATCTTCTCCATTGTTCACCATTTCCATGGTGCTTGAAATACATAACTTCACCACATGGAAATTATGATATAGGTTAAGACACGTAGTGCATCTGGCTAAATGAGTAAATGAGACAGACATTCTTtgtttattattaatattttttttggggtggggggggggggggtggtgtggGGAGAATAATGGAGAAATATTCAGTCAAGGATTAAAGTATTGAGATTGGGTATCGTATCAGAGGCTGATTTTAGGAGACGTATCTTCACCATAACCGAACCCTCCTGCTTTTGGTTGTTCTGTGCAGGTGCCACCTGAAGTTTTGAACAACCAGGGCGCGAGTGGATCAGAACGCGCTCTATCTTCAGTAGCCCAAGAGAAAAACAAGATACTctaaagatacacatggaaatggtcaagaaacgcatggaaatgcttaggatacATAATGCAAACTCGACCCCCAACCAGGgaaaaaccagtgggagatagattgcagcag
The sequence above is a segment of the Telopea speciosissima isolate NSW1024214 ecotype Mountain lineage chromosome 7, Tspe_v1, whole genome shotgun sequence genome. Coding sequences within it:
- the LOC122667652 gene encoding vacuolar protein sorting-associated protein 52 A-like isoform X1 yields the protein MDASVTKTVGDSYGETHDIQKAGFEGVFVGDLAFEEDVNSDDVSLDGLQEELEECKNDEVVTDILSKGTKLRDYAKGVENNVRQVELNSIQEYIKESDNLVSLHDQIRDCDSILSQMETLLGGFQDEIGSISSEIKTLQEKSMDMGLKLKNRKVAESKLEKFIEDIIVPPRMVDIIVDGEVNDEYMRTLVVLSKKLKFVQVDPMVKSSEALKGVQPELERLRQKAVSKVFEFVVQKLYALRKPKTNIQILQQNVLLKYKYVILFLKEHGKEVYMEVRGAYIDTMNKVLSAHFRAYIQALEKLQLDIATASDLIGVETRSAGLFSRGREPLKNRSAVFALGDRINILKEIDQPALIPHIAEASSQKYPYEVLFRSLHKLLMDTATSEYLFCDDFFGEESIFYEIFTGPFAVIDEHFNAILPNCYDAIGLMLMIRIIHQHQLIMSRRRIPCLDSYLDKVNIALWPRFKMVFDMHLSSLRNANVKILWEDDVHPHYVMRRYAEFTASLIHLNVGDGQLELNLERLRMAVDDLLIKLAKMFPKPKLQTVFLINNYDMTIAVLKEAGPEGGKTQLHFEELLKSNTTIFVEELLLEHFGDLIKFVKTRASEVPSYTSERPVTVADVEPLVKDFASRWKAAIELMHKDVITSFSNFLCGMEILRAALTQLLLYYTRLTDFIKRIVDGSTLNKDLVSIPSIMFEIRKYSRTF
- the LOC122667652 gene encoding vacuolar protein sorting-associated protein 52 A-like isoform X2 codes for the protein MDASVTKTVGDSYGETHDIQKAGFEGVFVGDLAFEEDVNSDDVSLDGLQEELEECKNDEVVTDILSKGTKLRDYAKGVENNVRQVELNSIQEYIKESDNLVSLHDQIRDCDSILSQMETLLGGFQDEIGSISSEIKTLQEKSMDMGLKLKNRKVAESKLEKFIEDIIVPPRMVDIIVDGEVNDEYMRTLVVLSKKLKFVQVDPMVKSSEALKGVQPELERLRQKAVSKVFEFVVQKLYALRKPKTNIQILQQNVLLKYKYVILFLKEHGKEVYMEVRGAYIDTMNKVLSAHFRAYIQALEKLQLDIATASDLIGVETRSAGLFSRGREPLKNRSAVFALGDRINILKEIDQPALIPHIAEASSQKYPYEVLFRSLHKLLMDTATSEYLFCDDFFGEESIFYEIFTGPFAVIDEHFNAILPNCYDAIGLMLMIRIIHQHQLIMSRRRIPCLDSYLDKVNIALWPRFKMVFDMHLSSLRNANVKILWEDDVHPHYVMRRYAEFTASLIHLNVGDGQLELNLERLRMAVDDLLIKLAKMFPKPKLQTVFLINNYDMTIAVLKEAGPEGGKTQLHFEELLKSNTTIFVEELLLEHFGDLIKFVKTRASEVPSYTSERPVTVADVEPLVKDFASRWKAAIELMHKDVITSFSNFLCGMEILRAALTQLLLYYTRLTDFIKRIVDGSTLNKDLVSIYTFNNV